The DNA region CGCTGGCGCCGTATCAGGTGATGAACCGCTACGTGCGCGGTATACTTGAAGCCTGCAAGCTCGTGCACATTCCCGCCTTCTACCCTGGGCGCGATTTCGTGACCGTCGACGGGCGCATTCTCGGCATGGTCTCCTTCGAGACCGACGAGCACGGCGCGCTGCTGTTCGAGGCGCTGCTGGCCAACACCCGCGACTTCAGTCTGCTGCCGCAAATGCTCGAAGTGGTTGACCGCGCCGGGGTGATCAAGGCGGAGATGCTCACTCCCGACAGCACCACCTGCCTGGCCCGCGAACTGGGCAGCCGGCTGAGCGTCGTCGAGGTCGCCGAGATGTTGCAGCGCGGCTACGAAAAACAATTCGCCCTCACGCTCGCCCCGCATCGGCTGAACCCGCTCGAGGTGCAGGCCATCGAGGCGCTGGCGGCGCGCGAATTCGAGCCCGAGGCCTGGCTGCAACAACGCCACCCGCGGCCCGACCTCGACCACGCGGTGTCGGCGTGGGTACAACTGGGCGTGTTCGAAGCCCACTTCTCGCTTGAACAGGACCGCTTCATCAAGGAGGTTCAGTTCAACGGCGACTTCATCGCCAACTCGCCGTCGCTAGCGCGTCTCGAACACGAGTTGCGATTGTGCCCAGCAGAGTGGCGAGCCATCGATGCCGTCGCCTCCGAGATCTTCGCCAACCCGGAGCACTTCATCCTCGGCATCGGTAAAGCCCGCGCCATTGCCGACACCATCATGCGGGGGCTGTCCGCGTAGCGCGGCGGCGCTCACGGCTCGGCGAGCAGGCCATCGACCGGTTCGTCGGGCGGGATCGTGCCGGCAAAAGCCGCTGCGGCCTCGGCGCGCAGGCGCTCGGCATCGCCCTCATAGCGGGGCGAGAAGTGGAAGACCTCGAGGCGCTTAACTCGCGCCAGCCGCGCCAGCGTGCCGGCCTGGCGCGCGGTCATGTGGTAGCGGCGTGCCGCCTGCTCGCGATCCTCGTCAACGAAAAGGGATTCGCAAAAGAAGATGTCCGCGCCCGCTGCCAGTGCAGCGATGCGCGTGGCATTGTCCTGACTGAACACGGTATCGGTGACATAGGCGATCGCTTGCCCCGGGGTATCGACGATCAGCCGGTCGCGCAGCTCGGCCAGCGAGAACGAGCGCTGTTGCGCCGTGCCGTTCTCACGCCAGTGCGCCACGATCGCGGTCTGCTCCGGAGCACCACGCCGCAGCGCGTCCTTGAGCGCCGCCAGCCACGGACCCGGCGGAATCCCCAGCCTCTCCAGCTCTTCGGTGCGCAAGTTGAGATGACGGTTCTCGAGCAGCGCAAACCCGAGACACGGGATCCGGTGATCGAGCAGCACACCCGAGACGCTGAATTGCGGTTCCTGCAGCAGGACCGCCGGCCCGCTCGGCAACGCCCGCTCGCCCTCGGCGGCGGGCTCGAACGCGCTTGCGGCCGGCAGGCGTACCCAGCGCAGGCGTTGATCCAGCCCGACCTCGTTGACCGTCAGCACGAACTCGTAGTTGTCGACCAGGTTCCAAGTATAGCCGGCCAGTTTACCGCGCACGTTGGCGATGATGCCCGGGGGCCCGAACAGCTCGAGCCGGATCGGGCGGGCCAAAAACAAGCGCAGCAGATGGTCGAAGCCGATGAAGTGATCGATGTGCGTGTGCGAGACGAACACGTGGGTGACGCGCAGCAGGTCGCCCGCCGGTACGCGCTCGATGCGGCCGAGATCGAAAAGCAGGGCGCGCCCGCGCCAGCGCTGGTGGATATACAGGCCGGGGTCGCCGAACGGCCCGTTGACCAGCCGGGGAACGAATGCGGTCTTCACGCCGCCATCATACGGCAGCGCGCCGCCGGCGCAAACCTCGTAGCGCCAAATCAGCACGGCGGTGCCGATTGACTCGCCCACCGGCGGCCGATAAGCCGCGATCTATGGCAAGCTCGATTGCAGCCATCCAAGCGGCTCTGCACGCGCAGTCAGACGCGGCCGGGATTGATGCTTGGCTGTTCTACGATTTTCGCGGCAGCGATGCCCTTGCCTATCGCGTACTCGGTCTACCGCAGGCGGAACTCACGCGGCGCTGGTTCTACCTAGTGCCGGCCAGCGGTCATCCGCGGGCGCTGGTATCGGCGGTCGAGCCCGAGGCGTTGGCAGACCTGCCGGGCGAGCGGATCGTCTATCGCACGTGGCAGGATCTCCACGACGGCCTGCGCGGCTTGCTGCGCGGCTGTCGCCGAGTGGCGATGCAGTATTCGCCGAACAATGCCATTCCGTACGTCAGCCGGGTCGATGCCGGCACCGTCGAGCTGGTCCGCAGCTGCGGCGTGGAGTTGGTCTCCTCGGCCGACCTCATGCAGCGCTGCGAGGCGGTATGGAGCCCGGCGCAATACGCCAGCCACTGCCGCGCCGCCCGCGGGTTGCGCCAAACGGTCGATGACACCTTCGCCCACATCGCCGCCGCCATCAACGCCGGCACCCAGTCGACCGAGCTGGGCGCGCAAGCATTCATGCTCGATTCTTTTGCTCGCGCAGGCCTGCTCACGAGCAAGCCCCCAATCGTCGCGGTCGACAGCCATAGCGCTAACCCTCACTACCAACCCGAGCCCGCCACCAACGCGGCTATTCGGCGCGGTAGCTTTGTGTTAATCGACCTCTGGGCAAAGGAGCCAGGCGGGGTGTACGCAGACATCACATGGACCGGCTATGCGGGCGAGAGCGTGCCGGATGAATATGCCAACGTGTTCGCGGTGGTGCGCGCGGCCCGCGATGCCGCCGTCATGCTGGTAAGTGAGGCAGCGCGCTCGCAGCGCTCACTCTGCGGCGCAGATGTCGATGAAGCGGCCCGCTCGGTCATTCGCCGCGCCGGCTACGGCGACTACTTCGTCCATCGCACCGGGCATTCGATCGGCGTCGAGGTCCACGGCAACGGCGCCAACATCGACGGCTTCGAGAGCCCCGATCACCGCCGCCTGATTCCCGGCACCTGCTTCTCGATCGAGCCGGGAATCTACCTGCCGGGGCGGTTCGGCGTGCGCAGCGAAGTGGACGTATACCTCTCCGAGCGCGACGCCGAGGTTACCGGCATGCCGGCGCAAACCGCCGTTGTGCCGCTACTCGCTCCGAAGATGAGGGTCGCATGAACGTAGCTCGCCAGCACGCAAATTTCTGGGAACGCATCGCTGCCGGAGCCGCCGTCCTCGTGCTGCTCAGTTGCCTCGGAGTGCTTTTCACCTCGTGTGGTGGTGACGATCTGGTCTTACCGGGCTCGGGCGTCGTGCTGCCGACGGCGACAGAGGCTGAGCCAACGGCGACGCCGTGAAGAGCGACATCCTCATTGAACCCTTCCCTTCCCTGCCCCGACCTGAGACTCGCCCGGGTTATGAACGCGGCACCCGTGCCACGTCTTGTACGACGAATTGAGCGGATTGAGCGGACTCGGATCGCCTCGAAGCCTTCTCCGGCCCGTGAAATGCTTTCCATCCGCTTAATCCGTTGTCAGAAGAGTCCGAGCTTTCGGTGGGTTCGGTGGCAGGGGTCTCGACTCCGCGCCTCCGCGTCTCCGCGGCTCCGCGTGAGTGAACGCCGAGGGTCTCCGTGTTGGAGAAAAGCCAGACCGAGAGCCGGCCCCTCATTGTCGAAGCGTTACATCGTCGCGGGCAAGACGCGAACCGCGAAACCCTACTCACCACAGAGGCCGCCGAGGGCCGCAGAGGCTGACAGGGCTCCGCTTCTCCGCCGATCTTCCCGTTCTCTGCCCGCGCCGTACTGGAGGGAGCCAGCCCCTCGGTGCCGGGGCGCAGTGGCGCCACGGCTGCTGACCATGGTGGTGTAGGCCCTTCGACGCAGCCTAGCGCGGGCATCTTGCCTGCGGTCTTTCCTCCCGGTGGTGCAGGCATCTTGCCTGCGGTTCCTGACCCACCGAAGCCCAAGCTGCTCAGTCCCTCGGTGGCGCAGGCATCTTGCCTGCGGTCCCTGACCCAC from Deltaproteobacteria bacterium includes:
- a CDS encoding lipoate--protein ligase family protein, whose product is MQNADLIVESEVAPPHSLAADRHFMHAVQRASRTRNAVLRVYTVPGDVLALGRYHLAPDTGPRDVRLLRRLTGGRALPFGEGFIGVSLVLPHRSALFSSEPFALAPYQVMNRYVRGILEACKLVHIPAFYPGRDFVTVDGRILGMVSFETDEHGALLFEALLANTRDFSLLPQMLEVVDRAGVIKAEMLTPDSTTCLARELGSRLSVVEVAEMLQRGYEKQFALTLAPHRLNPLEVQAIEALAAREFEPEAWLQQRHPRPDLDHAVSAWVQLGVFEAHFSLEQDRFIKEVQFNGDFIANSPSLARLEHELRLCPAEWRAIDAVASEIFANPEHFILGIGKARAIADTIMRGLSA
- a CDS encoding ribonuclease Z codes for the protein MKTAFVPRLVNGPFGDPGLYIHQRWRGRALLFDLGRIERVPAGDLLRVTHVFVSHTHIDHFIGFDHLLRLFLARPIRLELFGPPGIIANVRGKLAGYTWNLVDNYEFVLTVNEVGLDQRLRWVRLPAASAFEPAAEGERALPSGPAVLLQEPQFSVSGVLLDHRIPCLGFALLENRHLNLRTEELERLGIPPGPWLAALKDALRRGAPEQTAIVAHWRENGTAQQRSFSLAELRDRLIVDTPGQAIAYVTDTVFSQDNATRIAALAAGADIFFCESLFVDEDREQAARRYHMTARQAGTLARLARVKRLEVFHFSPRYEGDAERLRAEAAAAFAGTIPPDEPVDGLLAEP
- a CDS encoding M24 family metallopeptidase; this translates as MASSIAAIQAALHAQSDAAGIDAWLFYDFRGSDALAYRVLGLPQAELTRRWFYLVPASGHPRALVSAVEPEALADLPGERIVYRTWQDLHDGLRGLLRGCRRVAMQYSPNNAIPYVSRVDAGTVELVRSCGVELVSSADLMQRCEAVWSPAQYASHCRAARGLRQTVDDTFAHIAAAINAGTQSTELGAQAFMLDSFARAGLLTSKPPIVAVDSHSANPHYQPEPATNAAIRRGSFVLIDLWAKEPGGVYADITWTGYAGESVPDEYANVFAVVRAARDAAVMLVSEAARSQRSLCGADVDEAARSVIRRAGYGDYFVHRTGHSIGVEVHGNGANIDGFESPDHRRLIPGTCFSIEPGIYLPGRFGVRSEVDVYLSERDAEVTGMPAQTAVVPLLAPKMRVA